One part of the Nostoc sp. PCC 7120 = FACHB-418 genome encodes these proteins:
- a CDS encoding PPC domain-containing protein — translation MAEQKSKNYWIRLNLALIVSMSSSLVVANYTLPIKALDIPENSGKLIIAKTPDERQPEAVQQAIEQIPTSLPPATPQQQSKQSIESPIPVRESSNSTDSNPTPQPRESNSAPRISTSSNSNPASQPRQINSAPRTSTSSNSNSRQTNSASPQRGRQSITNPGRGRNSTAKISPVSLSNLPFREINFVDIAFGVLSKGDFQSQGRYFHFYKFEGRENQLLQIRLGGSTDSRRSSNLSLSPFMFLLDPDNKVILKRGSVGTNSNIKDAFVFVRLPVKGTYTIAVTSRNPSDTGRYSLALRNDRASYILDESAELNAQSSTIKQNRSAYNVSQFQGKKNQLVSIRADSINEEFSPYIVLLNSQGKTIAADNDQDGLYSALIDRARLPEDDTYYIVVTSNNPNNRGTYRLTLF, via the coding sequence ATGGCAGAACAGAAGAGCAAAAATTACTGGATCAGATTAAACTTAGCTTTGATTGTTTCCATGAGCAGTAGCTTAGTAGTTGCAAACTATACTTTGCCCATAAAGGCTTTAGATATCCCGGAGAACTCTGGAAAACTCATAATAGCTAAAACCCCAGACGAGAGACAACCAGAAGCAGTACAACAAGCTATCGAACAAATCCCTACTTCTCTACCGCCTGCAACTCCACAACAACAAAGCAAGCAATCAATCGAGTCACCCATTCCTGTTCGTGAATCGTCCAACTCAACAGACTCTAATCCAACTCCCCAACCTAGAGAAAGTAATTCTGCGCCTAGAATATCTACGTCGTCAAATTCCAACCCAGCTTCTCAGCCAAGACAAATTAACTCTGCGCCTAGAACATCTACGTCGTCAAATTCCAATTCTAGACAAACTAACTCTGCTTCACCGCAAAGAGGTCGTCAATCAATTACAAATCCAGGTAGAGGTCGCAATTCAACTGCCAAAATTTCTCCTGTTTCCTTGTCTAACCTTCCTTTTAGGGAGATTAACTTTGTAGATATCGCTTTTGGTGTACTTTCTAAAGGTGATTTTCAGTCTCAAGGAAGGTATTTTCATTTCTATAAATTCGAGGGAAGAGAAAACCAACTACTCCAAATCAGGTTGGGTGGTAGCACTGATTCACGTCGCTCCAGCAATTTGAGTCTAAGTCCGTTTATGTTCCTCCTCGATCCTGATAATAAGGTGATCTTAAAAAGAGGTAGTGTTGGGACGAATAGTAATATTAAGGATGCGTTTGTCTTTGTAAGATTACCCGTCAAAGGGACTTACACAATTGCAGTGACTAGTCGCAACCCTAGTGATACAGGACGCTATAGTCTAGCTCTCAGGAATGACAGAGCCAGCTATATCCTAGACGAATCGGCGGAACTGAATGCTCAAAGCTCAACCATTAAGCAAAATCGTAGTGCTTATAATGTGTCTCAGTTTCAAGGCAAAAAAAATCAGCTTGTAAGTATTCGTGCAGATAGCATCAATGAAGAATTCTCTCCTTATATAGTCTTGTTAAATTCCCAAGGGAAGACTATTGCTGCGGATAATGATCAAGATGGCCTTTATAGTGCTTTAATTGACCGAGCTAGATTGCCTGAGGATGATACCTACTATATAGTTGTTACTTCCAATAATCCCAATAACCGTGGCACATATCGATTGACTCTTTTCTAA
- a CDS encoding DUF1995 family protein: MPELPSSLEDAIAQSREATKSALADGCNRIQVELLFPELKFMPVAEQFLPCLVEYESRLKVFFADAGAAALARRDWKDAAFQILDIGTGRIASIQSKIQPEDEIFLFISPTSVEVPQLEKICEIIGDRPAIFLNPRLEDAGTVGIGYTARQTRERFLNIIQSCYYLRPIDDETALFRSYPGDWEIWVENDGNWAKIANLPKKPSGDEIDLILMKGQPQTAGADAVPARKPSVFKSLQRFIKALNS; encoded by the coding sequence ATGCCGGAACTTCCCAGCAGTTTAGAAGACGCGATCGCCCAATCCCGTGAAGCCACCAAATCCGCTTTAGCAGACGGTTGTAACCGCATCCAAGTTGAGTTGCTGTTTCCCGAACTCAAGTTTATGCCTGTAGCAGAACAGTTTCTACCCTGTTTGGTAGAATACGAATCTCGCTTGAAAGTCTTCTTTGCTGATGCTGGTGCTGCTGCTTTAGCTCGTCGTGATTGGAAAGATGCAGCCTTTCAAATTTTGGATATTGGTACGGGAAGGATTGCTTCTATTCAATCAAAAATTCAACCAGAAGATGAAATTTTCCTCTTTATTTCCCCCACTTCCGTAGAAGTACCCCAACTAGAGAAAATTTGTGAAATAATAGGCGATCGCCCGGCTATTTTCCTCAACCCTCGTTTAGAAGATGCAGGTACTGTAGGCATTGGTTATACCGCCAGACAAACCCGCGAGCGTTTCCTCAATATCATTCAATCCTGTTACTACCTACGTCCTATTGATGATGAAACGGCTTTATTCCGTTCTTACCCTGGAGACTGGGAAATTTGGGTAGAAAATGATGGTAACTGGGCGAAAATCGCCAATTTACCCAAAAAACCTTCAGGTGATGAAATAGATTTAATTCTCATGAAAGGGCAACCACAAACAGCAGGAGCAGATGCTGTACCTGCCAGAAAGCCCAGTGTTTTCAAAAGTTTACAACGTTTTATTAAAGCGTTGAATAGTTGA
- a CDS encoding serine/threonine-protein kinase, which yields MLCCLNPNCSMPQNPDGQMYCQRCNTQLIPLLRGHYRIIKVLSDEGGFGRTYLSEDIDKLNELCVVKQFAPKVQEHSAMKKAVELFKQEAQRLQHLGEHHQIPTLLAYFEQDNYLFLVQQFINGNNLLQELRQGVVYNESTIVEFLLDLLPVLKYIHERGVIHRDIKPQNIIRRQSDGGLVLIDFGAAKQLKATMQTQLGTTIGSLGYTPIEQMQYGKAYPASDLFSLGATCFHLLTGINPSNLFVEQGYSWVESWQQYWNTSNSDRNEGEYLVKVLNKLLETDIQRRYQSADEVMNDLIKQRSLLSRLKTTIPKSAIFSRSWSASTSLTASTTKKQAWKLLNGRLKQQLLINTMSALLGLVGVGHLQSLPQLITKFSEISTQPYTLKGHASDVNSVAFSPNGEFLASGSDDKTIKVWNLKNKQKIHTLPGHSGWVWAIAFSPDGKTLASTGADKTIKLWNLATGKEIRHLKGHSQGVASVAFSPDGKTLASGSLDKTIKLWNPATGKEIRTLQEHSSGVANVAFSPDGKTLASGSWDKTIKLWNLTTSKVIHTLKGHSDLVMSVAFNSDSQTLASGSKDKTIKLWNLSTGKTIRTLRGHSDKVNSVAYVPRDSTVLASGSNDNTIKLWNLTTGEIIRTLKRDSGYIYSIVISPDGRNLASGGSAENIIKIWPMSW from the coding sequence ATGCTTTGCTGTTTGAATCCTAATTGCTCCATGCCTCAAAACCCCGATGGCCAAATGTATTGCCAACGCTGCAATACACAATTGATACCCTTATTAAGGGGGCATTATCGCATTATCAAGGTGCTATCGGATGAAGGTGGATTTGGGAGAACCTATCTATCAGAAGATATAGATAAATTGAACGAATTGTGTGTAGTTAAACAATTTGCACCTAAAGTTCAAGAACATTCAGCTATGAAAAAAGCCGTTGAGTTATTTAAACAAGAAGCTCAACGCTTGCAACATTTAGGAGAACATCACCAGATTCCTACCCTATTAGCTTACTTCGAGCAAGATAATTATCTATTTTTGGTGCAACAGTTTATTAATGGAAACAATCTATTACAAGAATTACGTCAAGGGGTAGTTTACAACGAAAGTACAATTGTCGAATTTCTCTTAGATTTACTCCCTGTATTGAAATATATTCATGAGCGTGGAGTAATTCATCGAGATATTAAGCCACAGAACATCATCCGCCGTCAGAGTGATGGGGGACTAGTACTAATTGATTTTGGTGCTGCCAAGCAGCTAAAAGCGACAATGCAGACTCAATTGGGAACCACTATTGGCTCACTTGGTTACACCCCAATTGAACAAATGCAGTATGGCAAAGCTTACCCAGCCAGTGATTTATTTAGTCTGGGTGCGACTTGCTTTCATCTGTTGACGGGGATTAACCCATCTAATTTGTTTGTCGAACAAGGCTACAGTTGGGTTGAATCCTGGCAGCAATATTGGAACACTTCAAATTCAGATAGGAACGAAGGTGAATATCTAGTTAAGGTTTTGAACAAGCTGTTAGAAACGGATATTCAAAGGCGTTATCAATCAGCTGATGAAGTGATGAATGATTTGATCAAGCAGCGATCGCTACTCTCAAGATTAAAAACTACAATACCAAAATCTGCTATCTTTTCAAGATCTTGGTCAGCATCAACCTCATTAACCGCGTCTACAACCAAAAAACAAGCTTGGAAATTGCTCAATGGTAGGCTCAAACAACAACTCCTGATAAATACCATGAGTGCGCTGTTAGGTTTAGTGGGTGTTGGGCATTTACAGTCTCTCCCCCAGCTAATTACTAAATTTTCCGAAATTTCTACTCAACCTTACACTCTCAAGGGTCATGCCAGCGATGTAAATTCCGTTGCTTTTTCTCCTAATGGAGAATTCCTAGCTAGTGGCAGTGATGACAAAACTATTAAAGTTTGGAATTTAAAAAATAAACAGAAAATCCATACTCTTCCAGGTCATTCTGGATGGGTTTGGGCTATTGCTTTCTCCCCAGATGGTAAAACTCTTGCTAGTACAGGTGCTGATAAGACCATCAAATTGTGGAATCTGGCAACTGGCAAAGAAATTCGCCATCTGAAAGGGCATTCTCAGGGAGTGGCTAGCGTTGCCTTTAGTCCAGATGGCAAGACGCTTGCTAGTGGCAGCTTAGATAAGACAATCAAACTGTGGAACCCAGCAACAGGCAAAGAAATCCGCACGTTGCAAGAACATTCCAGTGGTGTTGCTAATGTAGCCTTCAGTCCCGATGGCAAAACTCTTGCTAGTGGCAGTTGGGATAAAACAATTAAATTATGGAATCTCACAACCAGCAAGGTAATTCATACCTTGAAGGGACATTCCGATTTGGTGATGTCTGTAGCCTTCAATTCAGATAGTCAAACTCTTGCCAGTGGCAGTAAGGACAAAACGATTAAATTGTGGAACCTGTCAACAGGAAAGACCATCCGCACCCTAAGAGGGCATTCTGACAAGGTGAATTCTGTTGCCTACGTGCCAAGAGATAGCACAGTTCTTGCCAGTGGTAGCAATGACAACACAATTAAATTATGGAATTTAACGACAGGAGAGATAATTCGCACATTAAAGCGCGATTCTGGATACATTTATTCCATAGTCATTAGTCCCGATGGGCGTAATCTTGCTAGTGGCGGTAGTGCTGAGAATATTATCAAAATTTGGCCGATGAGTTGGTGA
- a CDS encoding DUF7219 family protein, which yields MVESNRNDKNNFFSARSRYYGRGKAENLTFNADLREFANRIGYVTALETSGKLSPDEACKQIKSLWKQLKRSKKALSISNDPPMTP from the coding sequence ATGGTTGAGTCTAATCGGAACGACAAAAACAACTTTTTTTCTGCTCGCAGTCGCTACTACGGTCGGGGAAAAGCAGAGAATCTTACATTTAATGCTGATTTGCGAGAATTTGCCAACAGAATTGGCTATGTCACAGCGTTGGAAACATCCGGTAAGCTCTCTCCTGATGAAGCTTGTAAGCAAATAAAGTCTCTTTGGAAACAATTGAAACGTAGTAAAAAAGCGCTCTCGATTAGTAATGACCCACCAATGACACCTTGA